Part of the Chlamydiales bacterium genome, AAATGAAGAGCTTCTTCATTTACGCAGCATGCTCACATCATGCTATGAGCAAGCAGCTATTTTACGTGCGCAAAATGCTCCAAACTCTGCGTACCAACAACTTTTAGAAGAAATTAAAGATCTTCGAAGTGACATTGAATACATTGAACAAACCTTCCGTACAGACTCTTTATCTACAGGCTCTGAAGAAAATCATGCTCTTTGGCACCAACCGGAAACCACTGTAGGTCAGCTTATTATCGATTATGGATACAACTATGTTTACTTAGTGTCCTCTGAAATTGCTAAAACACCCGTCAGTGTTAATTCACACTTACCTATTCCAAAGCAATCTTGGGAAGAAATGCTCGAGTTTATTTTAGCTCAGCTTGGCTTTGGGATCAAACAGATAAATCCTTATCTTAAAGAGGTTTATCACCAAAAAGATAATCCATTATGTTTAGAATGCATTACAAATAAGTTTGACGATCTTAAATTATTACCTTTACAAGCGCGCATTTGCTTTATCTTTACCACAGGCCACCAAAATCCAGCAGAGGCCTATCAATTCCTATCACGTTTTGCACATCCAGAACGCATGCAACTTTCTATGATGGGAAGAGATATTTTTATTGTGGGTACAGTGCAAGAAGTTAAGCAACTTCTTACCATGCATCAGTTTATTTGCAGCGCACCCTCTGGAAGGGAATATAAACTTGTACAACTTTCTAGATTAAATCCAGATGATGTAGAAAAATCTCTTGCAGCCTATTTTTTAAGTCAAAAAGAACAAGCTGTTGCACCCAACATATTTAGCACTCCAAACCTTAAAGTTTTACCCATCCACAGCTTTGTTCCAGCACTCTTTTTAGTTGGAACAAGAGAAGAAATTTTACAAGCCGAGCGCATTATTGCAGACCTAGAAGATTCTATGCAAAATCCAAAAGAGAAAACTCTATTCTGTTATACCTGTAAATATGCCCAAGCAGATGAAGTTGCAGATGTTCTTAGCCGCGTTTATGCTCTGATGGAATCTCTTCCAACCGAAAATGAGGGTTCTTCTTCCCAACAAACTAGTACACCTCCTTTGCAAGAGACCTCATGTAACACAGATTTAGTCATTAATCCAAAACCCTTTCATCCTCCTACTCCCTGTGATGACAAGAAAGTTCATGAACAACGAGAAAATTTTATAGTCGATTTAAAAAACAGTTCTATTATTATGGTAATAGAAAAAGAAACTCTACCTAGTATCAAAGAGCTATTAAAACGCCTAGATGTTCCTAAAAAAATGGTCCGAATAGAAGTTCTTCTATTTGAAAAAAAAGTAACAGAAGAAGACCACTTTGGTCTCAACTTATTGCGTATAGGTGGCTGTGCAAGCAATACTAACAATACCTGTCTTTCTTGGTTTGATACAGGGTGTGCACCTTTTAACTATTGCGGACCTGCAAATCAGGGCATACTCTCTTTTTTTCTAAGCCGCACAAGAAATAACGGCATACCAGCCTTTGATCTTGCTTATAACTTCTTATTGGCGCAAGAAAATGTACAAATTAATGCGTGCCCATCAGTCACAACCATCAATCAAACACCTGCTAAGATTACACTTGTAGAAGAAATTTCTCTAAACAATGGAACTGTTATTGTAGATGGAAGCAATTGTACAGTACCTTATCTACAAGATTCCTATTCAAGAGCACAATATGGTATTATTATTGAAATGACACCTACTATCCACCAAGATAATAACCCTTGTAACACGGATCAAAAGCGCTATATTACTCTTGAAACAGATATCACCTTCGATACTGCTAAACCAAGCAAGGTAAGCAGACCAGATGTTGCTAGAAGAAATATTAAAAATCAGGTATGTATACCAGATGGCGAAACGGTTATCCTTGGAGGACTTAGAAGAAAAACTTCTCAAGACAAGGTAGAAGCCATTCCATTTTTAGGAGAAATTCCCGGTCTTGGAAAATTATTTAGCGAGACTCAACTTTCTGATCAACAAACTGAAATGTTTATTTTTCTAACACCTAAAATTATCGATGACACACCCTGCAAACTAGAACATGCTTTGCATGAAGAGCTATGCAAAAGACCAGGAGACTTACCTGAATTCTTATATTGCCTAGAAGCTGCAAAGGAAAGTGAATGGCAAAAAACCTTCTCTGGAGGCCTAAATATGCTCTTTGGAAGAGCTCAAGAATGTCCAAGGTATTATAAATGAATCTTGCTCAAATCCTCTTATCATCTAAAAAAATACAAGAAAAAGATTTGGAAGATAATGAGAATAACTCTGTCTCATTTTTTAAAGATCTTGTAAAAAAAGGCACATTGGAACAACAAGACTTTTTTCATGCCCTTGCACGTTACTTTGACATGGAAATTCTTCCTAAACTTCCCTTAGATCTACTTCAAAAAGAGTTTTACAAACAACTTCCCTATTTATTTGTAAAAAAACATATAGTCCTTCCCTTTAAAGAGAATGATACTACCTTGTTTGTTGCAATCAATGATCCCTTAAATCTTGATGTTATCGATGAACTACGCGCCCTCTTTTCTAAATCCATTCAAACAGTGTGGATGCCAAGAGATGCAATCCTTGAAGCTATCGATAAATGTTATCATCAGGATGAAGGAGTTGCCTCTCAACTTATTGCAGACCTTACAGATGACTCTTACATTGATAATAACAAAATCTTCATAGATGATCTTTTGGATGATAGAGAGCAAGCTCCTATCATCAAGCTGTTAAATGTCATCATTACAGAAGCAATTCAAATGGGAGCATCAGACATTCACTTTGAGCCCTTTGAAAATGATTTAAAAGTACGCTATCGAATTGATGGTGTTTTACAAAAGCGCCATGCTCCTCCAAAAGAATACCACTCTCATCTTATGACGCGTCTAAAAGTTATGGCAAAGCTAGATATTGCAGAACATAGATTGCCACAAGATGGTCGCATTAAACTTAAAATGGGAGGCAAAGAAATTGATTTTAGAGTCAGTACCATACCCGTTAGCAATGGTGAACGCATCGTCTTGCGTATTCTTGACAAAAGCAATGTACACCTTGGTTTAAACCAAATAGGAATGCCACAAGCTTTGCTCAAAAACTTCAAAAACCTCATAAGCTATCCAGAAGGCATTGTATTGGTTACAGGGCCCACTGGAAGCGGAAAAACCACAACACTCTACAGTGCAATTTCAGAGCTCTATAGCGATGAAATTAATATCATGACTATCGAAGACCCTGTAGAATACAAATTGCCTGGAATTGCGCAAATAGGTGTACAGCCAAAAATTAATCTCGACTTTGCAACGGGACTTAGGCACATATTAAGACAAGATCCTGACATTATTCTTATTGGTGAAATTAGAGATAAAGAAACTGCTGAAATTGCTATTCAATCCTCGCTCACAGGACACTTAGTCTTAAGCACACTTCATACAAATGATGCTCCATCATCTATACCAAGACTTATCGATATGGGTATTGAACCCTATTTGATAGCCTCCTCTATGGTTGGCATATTAGCACAAAGGCTCGTACGAACATTATGCCCTTCTTGCAAAGAAGCTTACATACCAAGAGATGATGAATTAAGTGAAATAGGTCTTAATTTATCTCATCTATTCAGAGCAAGGGGCTGCTCTTCTTGCTATGGATCTGGTTACAAAGGCAGACACGGCATCTATGAGCTTATGACAATCACATCCAATCTAAAAAGGCAAATTGCAACAAGTGCGGACACAAATATTATCCGAGAACACGCTCTACAAGAAGGCATGAAAAGCTTAAAAGATAATGGCATGGAACTTGTCAAAAAAGGCCTTACAACTTATGCGGAAGTCTTGCGCGTCGTCAAATAATGCAAATTCGGACAAAAAGACTTGTAAAAATGTCCGAAATAAAGACACTTAAAACCATGATCCTTCTGGTACTTATGCTCATCAAATCTTCAACCGATTGCTTGTTGATCTTTCCTATAATTCATCTAGATTAGAAGGAAATACCTACTCTCTATTGGAAACAGAACGTCTCCTTATTCAAGGAACAAGCGCTGAGGGCAGGCTCGATGAGGAAAAGGTCATGATTTTAAATCACAAAGAAGGAATACGTTATCTAGTTGATAATGCAAGACGCCTTACAATAAACACTGAAACAATTTATACAATTCATTACCTACTTGCAGACTCCCTTGTCGAGCCAAAATATGCAGGAAAAGTAAGAGATCATGGAGTACGTATTGGAGGATCAACATATATTCCTTTTGAAGACTCAAAACGCCTGCAAATTCAACTTGAACGCATTGCTCAAAAAGCCACCCTTATTCAAGACCCTTTTGAACAAAGCTTATTTTTACTTATTCATATTAGCTATCTACAAGCCTTTTCAAATGTCAATAAACGAACGGCTCGTCTTTTAGCAAATATCCCATTAATTACTCAAAATCTTGTACCGCTCTCTTTTAACGACATTGAAAGAGATGATTATATGTCCGCAATGATTTCTATTTATGAGCTTCAAGATATACATCCACTAGCCGACTTATATGTCTATTCCTATTTGAGAACTTGTGCAGCATATGACTCTACGGTAAAATCAATGGGCTTTGATGAAGTTCGCATTCGCTACCGCGAAGAGCGCCGCGCCATTATAAGGCAAATTATTCTCCAAAAACTTACTAAAACCAAAATGAACCAATACATTTTAACTGAAACTAAAAAGATGATTCCCAAAAATAATCAACAAGATTTTCAAGAAGATATACTAGAAGACTTAGAATTAATGGACTCGAGTCGATTAACTGGTCTTGGAATTACTCTAGATCAGTTAAATGCGTGGCGTAATCACTCATTACAAGCGCCAAATCCACATTGCAAATAGGTTGTAATGATATTTGCAAGGCAAATTACAAAAATTAAAAAAAAGCTCCACTTAGCAAGTGCATTTAAAGGGGCATTTACTTGGGGATTTTCTCTTGGATCATAAATAAATAATAAAAAAGCAACAGCTACAATACAACACACAAAAACAACAAATGACCAAGTATAAAGACTCAAACCAAAGACAGGCATACCAAAGGAGGGACTAAACCCAGGACATACATGCAAGGAAATTTGTCTCAAGGCAACAAGGCCGCCAACAAAGCTACTCAATAATACTACAGCATAATGACTCATGTGTATACCAAAGCGTATATTACATAAGCAAGCAGCTGCAACACTTAACATAGCAAGACGCTGAAGCATACAAAGAGGACATGGCTGCTCATGAGCTAAAAACTGCACTCCATAGGCTCCAAGCAGTATCAAGGAAATAATGATTACAATCAGAGCATTACAATTCTTTTGTATGTTTACCATCTCTCATACCACTACAAATTAATTTTTAATAGAGTCGTTGCATGGTGCCAAAGCATAAGCAATGCACCAATAAGTAAAACCAACAACAAAGCAATAGCACATTTTCTTTGCGAGAATAATACTGCAATCATGGCAAGTAAACTGACTAAAAATAAAGCTGCCATTTACTTATAGATTCTCCATTTTCAAATCCGTGTCAGCATATTTCCAAGCTTTTTTAAACTCTTCACCCACCCAAAATGCATCTGTTGTTTTATTTTGAGCCTTTAATGTCTGTAATAATCCAAAAAGGGAACGCCCATTTCTAGGATGTCTATTTAAATCCTCTTTAAAAACCTTAGCAGCCTCTTCATATTGTTGATTTAAAAAATAAGTTGCCCCAAGAGTCTCTCTGATAGGAAAAAACCAATCGGGCGGTTCATTATACCCAAGACTATCTTGCAAGCCAATTGCCATTTTCAAATGATCTATTGCATCATTTATTTTGCCCTCTGCCCTTGCAATACAGGCATTCAAATAATGCTCCGCAATATCTAAGATGCTACTTAATTTATTGTATCCAAAACGCGCATCTGCTCGTGCTTTTTGCTTTTCTAGTAAAAACTGCTCTCTTGCTTTTTTAGCACCACTTAAATCATTTGTTTTAACAAGGCAGACACTTCTTGCAAAAAACCAAAGAGGAACCTGGTTTTTTACCATTACAGGAGGCTCTTTTTCAGTTAAAATCTTGTTCCATTTATTAAATCGCAAGTCTATGAGTAAAGATCCTGTTGTATAATATTCCATATCTGGCATAGAGGCAATGATCTCAGGCTTAAGAAATTCACTCAACTTATCTGCATACTTTTTAGCTCTAGCATAATTACCCTCTAGACAAGCGGCTCTCGAGGCAAAATAGATATTGTGGCTTGTGTAGTGAAGAATGTATTCTTTAACACCATTAGCTCTCACAAATTCCTCATCTACACGCACAGCATCTTCATTGATAACAAAAGCTTTATGATAATCTCCTACAAGAATATAAATGTGCGATGGCATGTGAATCAAATGACCAGATGCTGGCACTAAATCAGGTAATCTCTCTGCAGACAAAAGAGCCCTTTCTGGGCGATCAGACCCTTCAACAGCGTGAATATAATAGTGGTTTGCACCAATATGCATAGGGTCTCTTTTAATAATTGACTCAAGAACGGCTATAAGAGCATCTGTTCCTTCCACTGACTTACCATCACCTGTCCAAAGAGCCCATGGATGCAAATCCATGCCACTCTCAGCATATAATGCTGCTGCATCTAAATCTTCTGGGTAATTTTGCATAAGAACATACATTGCATTATTGTAGGCTATATCAAGCGCTTTATAATCTGGATTTGGATTATCCGTATAGCGAGCCGCAAGAGCCTGAATATATTCTTTTTCATTAGCTGTAATCACTTTATCATTATTAGACAAAGAAAGTGCTTTTTGAATTAATTCATAAGCCTTTTTTTCTCTTTCTAAATCAATGGGTGTATTAATATTTGGCCCCAGAGAAAGCGCCATACCCCAATAAGCCATAGCAAGCTTTGGATCTAATTTTGCTGCAGTTTCAAAAGAAATATAGGCTGATTCATGGTTAAAAGCATATACTAGTGTAAGACCTTGGTTAAAAAAAGCCTGAGCTTCCACACTCGTTGTAGATACAGGATGGTTTAAATTTCCAATACCCTTAATAAGAGTGTCTGGCTTTGCATATTGCGCATCAACTTGCCCTACAGCGACCAGACCTGCAAGAATGATGCAAAAGTAAACTAATTTTTTCATGATCCATA contains:
- the gspE gene encoding type II secretion system ATPase GspE gives rise to the protein MNLAQILLSSKKIQEKDLEDNENNSVSFFKDLVKKGTLEQQDFFHALARYFDMEILPKLPLDLLQKEFYKQLPYLFVKKHIVLPFKENDTTLFVAINDPLNLDVIDELRALFSKSIQTVWMPRDAILEAIDKCYHQDEGVASQLIADLTDDSYIDNNKIFIDDLLDDREQAPIIKLLNVIITEAIQMGASDIHFEPFENDLKVRYRIDGVLQKRHAPPKEYHSHLMTRLKVMAKLDIAEHRLPQDGRIKLKMGGKEIDFRVSTIPVSNGERIVLRILDKSNVHLGLNQIGMPQALLKNFKNLISYPEGIVLVTGPTGSGKTTTLYSAISELYSDEINIMTIEDPVEYKLPGIAQIGVQPKINLDFATGLRHILRQDPDIILIGEIRDKETAEIAIQSSLTGHLVLSTLHTNDAPSSIPRLIDMGIEPYLIASSMVGILAQRLVRTLCPSCKEAYIPRDDELSEIGLNLSHLFRARGCSSCYGSGYKGRHGIYELMTITSNLKRQIATSADTNIIREHALQEGMKSLKDNGMELVKKGLTTYAEVLRVVK
- a CDS encoding Fic family protein; translated protein: METERLLIQGTSAEGRLDEEKVMILNHKEGIRYLVDNARRLTINTETIYTIHYLLADSLVEPKYAGKVRDHGVRIGGSTYIPFEDSKRLQIQLERIAQKATLIQDPFEQSLFLLIHISYLQAFSNVNKRTARLLANIPLITQNLVPLSFNDIERDDYMSAMISIYELQDIHPLADLYVYSYLRTCAAYDSTVKSMGFDEVRIRYREERRAIIRQIILQKLTKTKMNQYILTETKKMIPKNNQQDFQEDILEDLELMDSSRLTGLGITLDQLNAWRNHSLQAPNPHCK
- a CDS encoding disulfide bond formation protein B; this encodes MVNIQKNCNALIVIIISLILLGAYGVQFLAHEQPCPLCMLQRLAMLSVAAACLCNIRFGIHMSHYAVVLLSSFVGGLVALRQISLHVCPGFSPSFGMPVFGLSLYTWSFVVFVCCIVAVAFLLFIYDPRENPQVNAPLNALAKWSFFLIFVICLANIITTYLQCGFGACNE